In one Lolium rigidum isolate FL_2022 chromosome 3, APGP_CSIRO_Lrig_0.1, whole genome shotgun sequence genomic region, the following are encoded:
- the LOC124695012 gene encoding uncharacterized protein LOC124695012 encodes MVPVKDQGELAKDVMKLGAAPHPPLHFPSNRTNREPPGCSNFASQFRGTVAVNRPLRDGAIFDGEHVRGKVFRRFFRRATAHEPENHRRLSSTFWTWLCLIYLLLAAMTNSTRRRSFRDKFRCRQQRPPGRRRDDRSERRRQPLNKSTEKRYTLWSGSPSPAPIVNVALRTALENCRHV; translated from the exons aaagatgtgatgaagcttggtgcag CCCCACATCctcctcttcatttcccctcaaACCGCACAAACCGAGAGCCTCCAGGCTGCTCGAATTTTGCCTCGCAATTCCGCGGTACCGTCGCGGTAAATCGTCCATTACG CGACGGCGCCATCTTCGACGGTGAGCACGTCCGCGGGAAGGTTTTCCGGCGATTTTTCCGGCGAGCTACTGCTCATGAACCAGAGAACCATCGACGCCTTAGTTCAACCTTTTG GACATGGTTGTGCCTCATATATTTGCTGTTAGCCGCGATGACCAACAGCACCCGACGCCGTTCGTTCCGAGATAAATTCCGTTGCCGCCAGCAGAGACCTCCGGGACGACGACGTGACGACCGTAGTGAGCGACGCCGACAACCCCTGAACAAATCCACAGAGAAGCGCTACACCCTGTGGTCTGGTTCGCCGAGCCCAGCGCCCATCGTCAACGTCGCCCTCAGAACTGCTCTCGAAAACTGCCGCCACG TTTGA
- the LOC124695013 gene encoding uncharacterized protein LOC124695013, which translates to MKTTVVKPTMMFPIRVKKDIVQRTRSFPLFFSLLTRGPHCHITIFFKSSEETTHARQPLHPPLHFPSNRTNREPPGCSNFASQFRGTVAVNRPLRDGAIFDGEHVRGKVFRRFFRRATAHEPENHRRLSSTFWTWLCLIYLLLAAMTNSTRRRSFRDKFRCRQQRPPGRRRDDRSERRRQPLNKSTEKRYTLWSGSPSPAPIVNVALRTALENCRHV; encoded by the exons atgaagacaacagtagtgaaaccAACCATGATGTTTCCTATCAGGGTGAAGAAGGATAtagt CCAAAGGACCCGTTcttttcctcttttcttttctctcCTCACACGTGGGCCCcactgccacatcaccatcttctTCAAGTCCAGCGAAGAGACAACGCACGCACGACAGC ccctacatcctcctcttcatttcccctcaaACCGCACAAACCGAGAGCCTCCAGGCTGCTCGAATTTTGCCTCGCAATTCCGCGGTACCGTCGCGGTAAATCGTCCATTACG CGACGGCGCCATCTTCGACGGTGAGCACGTCCGCGGGAAGGTTTTCCGGCGATTTTTCCGGCGAGCTACTGCTCATGAACCAGAGAACCATCGACGCCTTAGTTCAACCTTTTG GACATGGTTGTGCCTCATATATTTGCTGTTAGCCGCGATGACCAACAGCACCCGACGCCGTTCGTTCCGAGATAAATTCCGTTGCCGCCAGCAGAGACCTCCGGGACGACGACGTGACGACCGTAGTGAGCGACGCCGACAACCCCTGAACAAATCCACAGAGAAGCGCTACACCCTGTGGTCTGGTTCGCCGAGCCCAGCGCCCATCGTCAACGTCGCCCTCAGAACTGCTCTCGAAAACTGCCGCCACG TTTGA